Sequence from the Erythrolamprus reginae isolate rEryReg1 chromosome Z, rEryReg1.hap1, whole genome shotgun sequence genome:
gaataagaatagaatagaattctttattggccaaatataattggacacacaaggaatttgtcattggcccatatgctctcagtgtacataaaagaaaatatacatttgtcaagaatcctgaggtacaacaatgattgtcacagggtacaaataagcaatcaggaaacaatactaatataaattgtaaagattacagtcataagtgggagggcatgggtgataggaacatgAGAAGACTACTAATAGTgcagaattaataaataatttgacagtgatgaggggtgtgcataagcgcaccattgtacctgccgtctctgtcctactgtcttcttttatcattatttactacttatgttatgcttatacaaactacaattttATACTTGTTCGACTAAATAttgattaattagttaattaattagttaattaattatgtttttctctaaatattaattaattatgttttctctaaatattaattaattaattatgttttctctaaatattaattaattaattaattaattaattaattaattatgttttTCTTTCCAAATCAGGGCTGCCCATCCTTCTTTTGCCAACTTCTTAGCACAACCCCACTCCAAACTCCTAACTCTCTTCCATCTCCTTTTCAGGTAGAGAATTAACCatttggtttctctctctctctttctctccctcttactCTCTCCTCCCCACACCCAATTAGGACAACCCACTTTCTAGCCCGACGCAGGGTCACAAAATCGAAACATTTGGGGAGGATTAGAGAAAAAGCTACTATCCAATGCAGGGGaactccaaccttggccactttaagacttgcggacttcaactcccagaatcccccaattTAAAGTGGCAGAGATTGGAGACCCCCTTGCAATACGGGACGGTCGCCCACTGAAGCCAAATTGTCATTTGGTTGTTGCTGTtaaatgcaaaacaaaaacaacccacCCCGCTAATGCGTTGCGGTTTTCCTGTCCCTGCTCCGGGAGAAGCCCTAATGCGGCCCGGCTGGCAGGAAAGGGAGCGGCGAGGCAGATACGCAGGCCTAGAGGCAGATGGGGAAAAGTCTGCGGATCGAAAGGGAGAAAGCGGCGGACAACCCGACCGATTCTCACCTGCTCAAAGGCGGCGTCAAGTCGGCGGGGACGCAGCGAGGACTGGGGGCCACGCAGCGGCAAAAGGAGACCCCCGCGACGGTTTCCGGGCTCAGGCGTGCGTGCGAGCCAGCCGCGCTCGGCTCCTCCTTTcccagggggaggaggaggccgaACGGGAGCGCGCGgggagaggtggaggaggaaagcGTGGCCGGCAGGCGCTGCAGCTCTAAAAATCCACTTACGGgttagaaggaaggagggaaggagggagggagggaagaagtaagtaagtaagtaagtaagtaagtaagtaagtaaggaaggaaggaaggaaggaaggaaggaaggaaggaaggaaggaacgaaggaacgaaggaaggaaggaaggaaggtcaaagaaaaagaaaggaagaaaagaaggaggaaaaagttAGAAAAAAGAttaggacagaaagaaaaagataggtaagtagataggaaagaaagaaagaaaaagaaagaacaaagaaaaagaaaggaagaaaagaaggaaggaggaaaaagatagaaaaagaagattaggacagaaagaaaaagaaaggtaagtagatagataggaaagaaagaaagaaggaagcaaagacagaaagacagatagatagaaaggaaggaaggatggaaagaaggaaggaagaaggaaagaaagaaagaaagaaagaaagaaagaaagaaagaaagaaaaagctgaAAATGATTGTGGCAATTGGTCTCAGTTTATGTGACCCGCTGTCCTCTActtcctttggcttttggctggactggtggtggtggggatttATGGGTGGTGCATTGGGAAGAATGTGCCTGGGCTGGGAATTGGATTCTTTGATGGAATCTTTTCGTTTGCAAGGACAGATGGGGGACACAGACACACTCTGAGCAGGTCACTCTTTAGGTGAAGATTTGGAAGcacctctgtttctctctttgccTGTGCCCTCCTCCGccacccctctttctcttttaaagCTGAACAGAAGCCTAGACTGTCAGACTACTAATGCATCTTGGTTCATCTTTTATGTAGCAATTATTGATGTGTACAAATACAGGCAAAATCACATGCAGGGTTCCTTAAAAATCCAAACGATGATCCAGTAATTGCTACAACACTAAAGTGCTAATCAGTACAGTAGGGTATCCATACTTAATTAGTTGAAATATTTCTTAACCTCTACTGAATCACAAGCGTGATCCCGGGCGTGATTTTCAATATATCCCTCATCGATCAATCTACCCAAATCCATATTTGATTACAATCTAAAACTGATCAACCTTGGCTTTCTCCAGGAATTAGGTAGCCAAAGAGCCTTAATAGATCAACCTGCCCAATTCCATATTTCATTACAAtttaatagaagagaagagagaaggggagggggaagaggagaggaggggagtggggaggagaagaaaagagataaCCCCTTTGGCTTCTTCCACTAGTTAATCTTGTTGAGGTGGCGTGATTTTTTCATCCTTGGGTTCAAAGTTCTTCAGTTTGATGCCAAATTGATCAAAGAGAACGGCTGGGATCTCGGTGTCCTGCAAGACCGTTTCCGTGCGCTCCTTTCCGGTGGTGAAAATGAGCCGCTGACCCATGTAGGTTAGACGTCCACCAGCTGCTTTGTGCAATGAACAAAAAGATTTGCAGGCGAAGATGGAACAAGGTGAAGTCTGGTGGTAAAGACACATGTCATAGAAGTCTTCCAGTTGCTTCTCCTCTAGGGTAAATTTATAGAGGAATCTCTCCGTCTCTCCAGAAATTTCCCGACATCCCAGTACCCAGGTAGCTCCCTCCAAGCTCAACCAAAATATGCCTCCTTCTTGAACTTGTTCCAACTCTGGCTTCAGCTCTAACGGTTCCAGGAAACCTTCTCCGAACCCAACATCGCACAGGAACTGCTGTCCGTCCAAGTCTACCAAAACGATCAAGTGGTCCAACGGAGGACCATAACACTGCGTGAAGCGGTTACGAACCCGTGCGGCTAAGATTTGGGTGCGAAATCCTAAAGCTTGCAACAACCACTGGAAAAGTCCGTTCAGTTCGTAACAAAAACCACCCCGGAGGTTTTGGACAATCTTCTCATACAAACGAGGCAATTCCAGGCTGATGGGCTCTTTACAATGGATGCTGAGGCTCTCAAAGGGTACGGAGAAGAGATGGCAACGGTGGAGGCACTTGAgggttttcagagaagggcgagCGGCAGAGGCATCTTGGAAGCCAATCCGTCGGAGATAACTTCCAACATCCATCTCAGACTCGACGGAAGATCTTGAAAAAAAGTGAATGCGGAAGTCTTTCAGGATTCCTTCTTTTCAACTCTTTCCAAGATCTTATTCTGCTCTTCTGATCACTTTCAATAACGAAGTTCTAAATTGCGGTTGAGTCTCCAAGACACCCTCGTTCCCaaatctcttctcctttcctgcccaatttccttcccctcttcccaaaAACCTTTCCCATTGAAATTTCTGCTGCGAGTCTTGCTGTGTACACGGCGGCTGATAGTTTCA
This genomic interval carries:
- the LOC139152936 gene encoding arylamine N-acetyltransferase 2-like; protein product: MDVGSYLRRIGFQDASAARPSLKTLKCLHRCHLFSVPFESLSIHCKEPISLELPRLYEKIVQNLRGGFCYELNGLFQWLLQALGFRTQILAARVRNRFTQCYGPPLDHLIVLVDLDGQQFLCDVGFGEGFLEPLELKPELEQVQEGGIFWLSLEGATWVLGCREISGETERFLYKFTLEEKQLEDFYDMCLYHQTSPCSIFACKSFCSLHKAAGGRLTYMGQRLIFTTGKERTETVLQDTEIPAVLFDQFGIKLKNFEPKDEKITPPQQD